A portion of the Tamandua tetradactyla isolate mTamTet1 chromosome 16, mTamTet1.pri, whole genome shotgun sequence genome contains these proteins:
- the PPP6R1 gene encoding serine/threonine-protein phosphatase 6 regulatory subunit 1 isoform X3, with protein MESGRKGIPGGRNSVCRYVKGAMFWKFDLHTSSHIDTLLEREGLSLPELLDEEDVLQECKVVNRKLLDFLLQPPHLQAMVTWVTQEPPASGEERLRYKYPSVACEILTSDVPQINDALGTDEALLNRLYSFLRSSGSLNPLLASFFSKVMGVLINRKTDQLVSFLRKKDDFVGLLLQHLGTSAIMDLLLRLLTCVERPQLRQDVVNWLNEEKIVQRLIELIHPSKDESQHSNAAQSLCDIIRLSREQMIQVQDSSEPDQLLATLEKQETIEQLLSNMFEGEQNPSVIVSGIQVLLTLLEPRRPSVDGQLELLAQGTLDSTTSTMGTLHALRPRLSNFHQLLLQPPQLEPLQTTWGHLAPPLGSTRLHVVKLLASALSASDSALTQELLTLDVPNTVLDLFFHYVFNNFLHAQVEMFVSAMLSAGPPPDSSPETPVPNPAIKHLLQRCRLVERILVSWEENDRVQSEGGQRKGYMGHLTRIANAVVQSTEKGPNAEQLGQLLKELPGEQLERWEAFVAGPLAETNKKNLVDLVNTHHLHSSSDDEDDRLKEFHFPEEAVLQQAFMDFQMQRMTSAFIDHFGFNDEEFGEQEESVNAPFDKTASITFSLNADDENPNSNLLEICYKDRIQQFDDDEEEEDEEGQGSGESDGEDGAWQSHQLARGMRLGQPQGVRSGGSTDSEEEDEEEEEGEDEEEDGERHVARGGAASPLYPSPSPQGPSWTATFDPVPTGTAADPPISEKEGPSPGSPVPQEPLGLPQGFPVQNLATLPASGTLQVRSKDPVPPSAPQEATSSGHVAETAGPCQALVSIGDFQATLNGMQSTPSSLNSAPGDPSTSVPASGASQLSQSTEGEKGPESLGLHQSQSAQVLEPPPPMPNGSAPGSQ; from the exons ATGGAGAGTGGGAGGAAGGGCATTCCTGGTGGAAGGAACAGCGTGTGCAGATATGTGAAG GGCGCCATGTTTTGGAAGTTTGACCTGCACACAAGCTCGCACATTGACACGCTGCTGGAGCGGGAAGGCCTGAGCCTGCCCGAGCTGCTGGACGAGGAGGACGTGCTGCAGGAGTGCAAGGTCGTCAACCGCAAGCTGCTGGACTTCCTGCTGCAGCCGCCCCACCTGCAGGCCATGGTGACCTGGGTCACCCAGGAGCCGCCTGCCAGTGGCGAGGAGCGGCTGCGCTACAA GTATCCCAGCGTGGCATGCGAGATTCTGACATCGGATGTGCCTCAGATCAACGACGCCCTGGGTACGGACGAGGCCCTCCTGAACCGGCTCTACAGCTTCCTGCGCAGCAGTGGCAGCCTCAACCCACTGCTCGCCAGCTTCTTCAGCAAGGTCATGGGCGTCCTCATCAACCGCAAGACCGACCAG CTGGTGTCCTTCCTGCGCAAGAAGGATGACTTCGTGGGCCTGCTGCTGCAGCACCTTGGCACCTCGGCCATCATGGATCTGCTGCTGCGGCTCCTCACCTGTGTGGAGCGGCCACAGCTGAGGCAGGATGTTGTCAAT TGGCTCAACGAGGAGAAGATTGTCCAGCGCCTCATCGAGCTGATCCACCCGTCCAAAGATGAGAGC caACACTCCAATGCGGCCCAGTCCCTGTGTGACATCATCCGCCTGAGCCGGGAGCAGATGATTCAAGTCCAGGACAGCTCCGAGCCTGACCAGCTGTTGGCCACGCTAGAGAA GCAGGAGACGATCGAACAGCTCCTGAGCAATATGTTTGAAGGGGAGCAGAACCCATCCGTCATTGTCAGTGGGATCCAGGTGCTGCTGACTCTTCTGGAGCCCAGAAGGCCCAG CGTGGATGGGCAGCTGGAGCTCCTGGCCCAGGGCACCCTGGACAGCACCACATCCACCATGGGTACCCTGCACGCCCTACGGCCACGGCTCAGCAACTTTCACCAGCTCCTGCTGCAGCCACCCCAG CTGGAGCCACTGCAGACCACGTGGGGCCACCTAGCCCCGCCTCTGGGGAGCACACGACTACACGTGGTCAAGCTGCTGGCCAGTGCCCTTAGTGCCAGTGACTCGGCCCTGACACAGGAGCTGCTGACATTGGACGTGCCCAACACTGTGCTG GACCTCTTCTTCCACTATGTCTTCAACAACTTCCTGCATGCCCAAGTGGAGATGTTCGTAAGCGCCATGCTGAGCGCGGGGCCCCCTCCTGACAGCAGCCCTGAGACCCCAGTGCCCAACCCTGCCATCAAACAT CTGCTGCAGCGGTGCCGCCTGGTGGAGCGAATCTTGGTGTCCTGGGAGGAGAATGACCGTGTGCA GTCTGAGGGCGGCCAGCGGAAAGGCTACATGGGCCACCTGACGCGGATCGCCAACGCTGTGGTGCAGAGCACGGAGAAGGGGCCCAACGCCGAGCAGCTGGGGCAGCTGCTGAAGG AGCTGCCTGGCGAACAGCTGGAGCGCTGGGAGGCCTTCGTGGCGGGACCCCTGGCCGAGACCAACAAGAAGAACCTGGTGGACCTG GTGAACACCCACCACCTACACTCCTCCAGTGACGACGAGGACGACCGGCTGAAAGAGTTCCACTTCCCCGAGGAGGCCGTGCTGCAGCAG GCGTTCATGGATTTCCAGATGCAGCGCATGACCTCAGCCTTTATTGACCACTTCGGGTTCAACGATGAGGAGTTTGGGGAGCAGGAGGAGAGCGTGAA TGCGCCTTTTGACAAGACAGCCAGCATCACCTTCTCCCTCAACGCTGACGACGAGAAT CCCAACTCTAACCTGCTTGAGATCTGCTACAAGGACCGGATCCAGCAGTTTGatgatgatgaggaggaggaagatgaaGAGGGCCAGGGGTCTGGGGAGTCAGATGGAGAGGATGGTGCCTGGCAGAGCCACCAGCTGGCAAGGGGTATGCGCCTGGGCCAGCCCCAGGGTGTCCG GAGTGGAGGCAGCACAGACAGCGAGGAGGAagatgaagaggaagaggagggggaggatGAGGAGGAGGATGGTGAGCGCCATGTGGCCAGGGGAGGGGCTGCCTCCCCCTTgtaccccagccccagccctcagG GCCCCAGCTGGACAGCCACATTTGACCCAGTGCCTACGGGGACTGCAGCAGACCCCCCCATCTCTGAGAAAGAGGGGCCAAGCCCTGGGTCTCCGGTCCCCCAGGAACCTCTTGGTCTCCCCCAGGGCTTCCCTGTTCAGAACCTGGCCACCCTTCCGGCCAGCGGTACCCTGCAGGTCAG GTCTAAGGACCCTGTGCCCCCCTCAGCACCTCAGGAAGCCACAAGCAGTGGCCACGTAGCAGAGACTGCGG
- the PPP6R1 gene encoding serine/threonine-protein phosphatase 6 regulatory subunit 1 isoform X1, with protein sequence MESGRKGIPGGRNSVCRYVKGAMFWKFDLHTSSHIDTLLEREGLSLPELLDEEDVLQECKVVNRKLLDFLLQPPHLQAMVTWVTQEPPASGEERLRYKYPSVACEILTSDVPQINDALGTDEALLNRLYSFLRSSGSLNPLLASFFSKVMGVLINRKTDQLVSFLRKKDDFVGLLLQHLGTSAIMDLLLRLLTCVERPQLRQDVVNWLNEEKIVQRLIELIHPSKDESQHSNAAQSLCDIIRLSREQMIQVQDSSEPDQLLATLEKQETIEQLLSNMFEGEQNPSVIVSGIQVLLTLLEPRRPRPDAVTMNNFFCSVDGQLELLAQGTLDSTTSTMGTLHALRPRLSNFHQLLLQPPQLEPLQTTWGHLAPPLGSTRLHVVKLLASALSASDSALTQELLTLDVPNTVLDLFFHYVFNNFLHAQVEMFVSAMLSAGPPPDSSPETPVPNPAIKHLLQRCRLVERILVSWEENDRVQSEGGQRKGYMGHLTRIANAVVQSTEKGPNAEQLGQLLKELPGEQLERWEAFVAGPLAETNKKNLVDLVNTHHLHSSSDDEDDRLKEFHFPEEAVLQQAFMDFQMQRMTSAFIDHFGFNDEEFGEQEESVNAPFDKTASITFSLNADDENPNSNLLEICYKDRIQQFDDDEEEEDEEGQGSGESDGEDGAWQSHQLARGMRLGQPQGVRSGGSTDSEEEDEEEEEGEDEEEDGERHVARGGAASPLYPSPSPQGPSWTATFDPVPTGTAADPPISEKEGPSPGSPVPQEPLGLPQGFPVQNLATLPASGTLQVRSKDPVPPSAPQEATSSGHVAETAGPCQALVSIGDFQATLNGMQSTPSSLNSAPGDPSTSVPASGASQLSQSTEGEKGPESLGLHQSQSAQVLEPPPPMPNGSAPGSQ encoded by the exons ATGGAGAGTGGGAGGAAGGGCATTCCTGGTGGAAGGAACAGCGTGTGCAGATATGTGAAG GGCGCCATGTTTTGGAAGTTTGACCTGCACACAAGCTCGCACATTGACACGCTGCTGGAGCGGGAAGGCCTGAGCCTGCCCGAGCTGCTGGACGAGGAGGACGTGCTGCAGGAGTGCAAGGTCGTCAACCGCAAGCTGCTGGACTTCCTGCTGCAGCCGCCCCACCTGCAGGCCATGGTGACCTGGGTCACCCAGGAGCCGCCTGCCAGTGGCGAGGAGCGGCTGCGCTACAA GTATCCCAGCGTGGCATGCGAGATTCTGACATCGGATGTGCCTCAGATCAACGACGCCCTGGGTACGGACGAGGCCCTCCTGAACCGGCTCTACAGCTTCCTGCGCAGCAGTGGCAGCCTCAACCCACTGCTCGCCAGCTTCTTCAGCAAGGTCATGGGCGTCCTCATCAACCGCAAGACCGACCAG CTGGTGTCCTTCCTGCGCAAGAAGGATGACTTCGTGGGCCTGCTGCTGCAGCACCTTGGCACCTCGGCCATCATGGATCTGCTGCTGCGGCTCCTCACCTGTGTGGAGCGGCCACAGCTGAGGCAGGATGTTGTCAAT TGGCTCAACGAGGAGAAGATTGTCCAGCGCCTCATCGAGCTGATCCACCCGTCCAAAGATGAGAGC caACACTCCAATGCGGCCCAGTCCCTGTGTGACATCATCCGCCTGAGCCGGGAGCAGATGATTCAAGTCCAGGACAGCTCCGAGCCTGACCAGCTGTTGGCCACGCTAGAGAA GCAGGAGACGATCGAACAGCTCCTGAGCAATATGTTTGAAGGGGAGCAGAACCCATCCGTCATTGTCAGTGGGATCCAGGTGCTGCTGACTCTTCTGGAGCCCAGAAGGCCCAG GCCCGATGCCGTGACCATGAACAACTTCTTCTGCAGCGTGGATGGGCAGCTGGAGCTCCTGGCCCAGGGCACCCTGGACAGCACCACATCCACCATGGGTACCCTGCACGCCCTACGGCCACGGCTCAGCAACTTTCACCAGCTCCTGCTGCAGCCACCCCAG CTGGAGCCACTGCAGACCACGTGGGGCCACCTAGCCCCGCCTCTGGGGAGCACACGACTACACGTGGTCAAGCTGCTGGCCAGTGCCCTTAGTGCCAGTGACTCGGCCCTGACACAGGAGCTGCTGACATTGGACGTGCCCAACACTGTGCTG GACCTCTTCTTCCACTATGTCTTCAACAACTTCCTGCATGCCCAAGTGGAGATGTTCGTAAGCGCCATGCTGAGCGCGGGGCCCCCTCCTGACAGCAGCCCTGAGACCCCAGTGCCCAACCCTGCCATCAAACAT CTGCTGCAGCGGTGCCGCCTGGTGGAGCGAATCTTGGTGTCCTGGGAGGAGAATGACCGTGTGCA GTCTGAGGGCGGCCAGCGGAAAGGCTACATGGGCCACCTGACGCGGATCGCCAACGCTGTGGTGCAGAGCACGGAGAAGGGGCCCAACGCCGAGCAGCTGGGGCAGCTGCTGAAGG AGCTGCCTGGCGAACAGCTGGAGCGCTGGGAGGCCTTCGTGGCGGGACCCCTGGCCGAGACCAACAAGAAGAACCTGGTGGACCTG GTGAACACCCACCACCTACACTCCTCCAGTGACGACGAGGACGACCGGCTGAAAGAGTTCCACTTCCCCGAGGAGGCCGTGCTGCAGCAG GCGTTCATGGATTTCCAGATGCAGCGCATGACCTCAGCCTTTATTGACCACTTCGGGTTCAACGATGAGGAGTTTGGGGAGCAGGAGGAGAGCGTGAA TGCGCCTTTTGACAAGACAGCCAGCATCACCTTCTCCCTCAACGCTGACGACGAGAAT CCCAACTCTAACCTGCTTGAGATCTGCTACAAGGACCGGATCCAGCAGTTTGatgatgatgaggaggaggaagatgaaGAGGGCCAGGGGTCTGGGGAGTCAGATGGAGAGGATGGTGCCTGGCAGAGCCACCAGCTGGCAAGGGGTATGCGCCTGGGCCAGCCCCAGGGTGTCCG GAGTGGAGGCAGCACAGACAGCGAGGAGGAagatgaagaggaagaggagggggaggatGAGGAGGAGGATGGTGAGCGCCATGTGGCCAGGGGAGGGGCTGCCTCCCCCTTgtaccccagccccagccctcagG GCCCCAGCTGGACAGCCACATTTGACCCAGTGCCTACGGGGACTGCAGCAGACCCCCCCATCTCTGAGAAAGAGGGGCCAAGCCCTGGGTCTCCGGTCCCCCAGGAACCTCTTGGTCTCCCCCAGGGCTTCCCTGTTCAGAACCTGGCCACCCTTCCGGCCAGCGGTACCCTGCAGGTCAG GTCTAAGGACCCTGTGCCCCCCTCAGCACCTCAGGAAGCCACAAGCAGTGGCCACGTAGCAGAGACTGCGG
- the PPP6R1 gene encoding serine/threonine-protein phosphatase 6 regulatory subunit 1 isoform X5, whose translation MESGRKGIPGGRNSVCRYVKGAMFWKFDLHTSSHIDTLLEREGLSLPELLDEEDVLQECKVVNRKLLDFLLQPPHLQAMVTWVTQEPPASGEERLRYKYPSVACEILTSDVPQINDALGTDEALLNRLYSFLRSSGSLNPLLASFFSKVMGVLINRKTDQLVSFLRKKDDFVGLLLQHLGTSAIMDLLLRLLTCVERPQLRQDVVNWLNEEKIVQRLIELIHPSKDESQHSNAAQSLCDIIRLSREQMIQVQDSSEPDQLLATLEKQETIEQLLSNMFEGEQNPSVIVSGIQVLLTLLEPRRPRPDAVTMNNFFCSVDGQLELLAQGTLDSTTSTMGTLHALRPRLSNFHQLLLQPPQLEPLQTTWGHLAPPLGSTRLHVVKLLASALSASDSALTQELLTLDVPNTVLDLFFHYVFNNFLHAQVEMFVSAMLSAGPPPDSSPETPVPNPAIKHLLQRCRLVERILVSWEENDRVQSEGGQRKGYMGHLTRIANAVVQSTEKGPNAEQLGQLLKELPGEQLERWEAFVAGPLAETNKKNLVDLVNTHHLHSSSDDEDDRLKEFHFPEEAVLQQAFMDFQMQRMTSAFIDHFGFNDEEFGEQEESVNAPFDKTASITFSLNADDENPNSNLLEICYKDRIQQFDDDEEEEDEEGQGSGESDGEDGAWQSHQLARGMRLGQPQGVRSGGSTDSEEEDEEEEEGEDEEEDGPSWTATFDPVPTGTAADPPISEKEGPSPGSPVPQEPLGLPQGFPVQNLATLPASGTLQVRSKDPVPPSAPQEATSSGHVAETAGPCQALVSIGDFQATLNGMQSTPSSLNSAPGDPSTSVPASGASQLSQSTEGEKGPESLGLHQSQSAQVLEPPPPMPNGSAPGSQ comes from the exons ATGGAGAGTGGGAGGAAGGGCATTCCTGGTGGAAGGAACAGCGTGTGCAGATATGTGAAG GGCGCCATGTTTTGGAAGTTTGACCTGCACACAAGCTCGCACATTGACACGCTGCTGGAGCGGGAAGGCCTGAGCCTGCCCGAGCTGCTGGACGAGGAGGACGTGCTGCAGGAGTGCAAGGTCGTCAACCGCAAGCTGCTGGACTTCCTGCTGCAGCCGCCCCACCTGCAGGCCATGGTGACCTGGGTCACCCAGGAGCCGCCTGCCAGTGGCGAGGAGCGGCTGCGCTACAA GTATCCCAGCGTGGCATGCGAGATTCTGACATCGGATGTGCCTCAGATCAACGACGCCCTGGGTACGGACGAGGCCCTCCTGAACCGGCTCTACAGCTTCCTGCGCAGCAGTGGCAGCCTCAACCCACTGCTCGCCAGCTTCTTCAGCAAGGTCATGGGCGTCCTCATCAACCGCAAGACCGACCAG CTGGTGTCCTTCCTGCGCAAGAAGGATGACTTCGTGGGCCTGCTGCTGCAGCACCTTGGCACCTCGGCCATCATGGATCTGCTGCTGCGGCTCCTCACCTGTGTGGAGCGGCCACAGCTGAGGCAGGATGTTGTCAAT TGGCTCAACGAGGAGAAGATTGTCCAGCGCCTCATCGAGCTGATCCACCCGTCCAAAGATGAGAGC caACACTCCAATGCGGCCCAGTCCCTGTGTGACATCATCCGCCTGAGCCGGGAGCAGATGATTCAAGTCCAGGACAGCTCCGAGCCTGACCAGCTGTTGGCCACGCTAGAGAA GCAGGAGACGATCGAACAGCTCCTGAGCAATATGTTTGAAGGGGAGCAGAACCCATCCGTCATTGTCAGTGGGATCCAGGTGCTGCTGACTCTTCTGGAGCCCAGAAGGCCCAG GCCCGATGCCGTGACCATGAACAACTTCTTCTGCAGCGTGGATGGGCAGCTGGAGCTCCTGGCCCAGGGCACCCTGGACAGCACCACATCCACCATGGGTACCCTGCACGCCCTACGGCCACGGCTCAGCAACTTTCACCAGCTCCTGCTGCAGCCACCCCAG CTGGAGCCACTGCAGACCACGTGGGGCCACCTAGCCCCGCCTCTGGGGAGCACACGACTACACGTGGTCAAGCTGCTGGCCAGTGCCCTTAGTGCCAGTGACTCGGCCCTGACACAGGAGCTGCTGACATTGGACGTGCCCAACACTGTGCTG GACCTCTTCTTCCACTATGTCTTCAACAACTTCCTGCATGCCCAAGTGGAGATGTTCGTAAGCGCCATGCTGAGCGCGGGGCCCCCTCCTGACAGCAGCCCTGAGACCCCAGTGCCCAACCCTGCCATCAAACAT CTGCTGCAGCGGTGCCGCCTGGTGGAGCGAATCTTGGTGTCCTGGGAGGAGAATGACCGTGTGCA GTCTGAGGGCGGCCAGCGGAAAGGCTACATGGGCCACCTGACGCGGATCGCCAACGCTGTGGTGCAGAGCACGGAGAAGGGGCCCAACGCCGAGCAGCTGGGGCAGCTGCTGAAGG AGCTGCCTGGCGAACAGCTGGAGCGCTGGGAGGCCTTCGTGGCGGGACCCCTGGCCGAGACCAACAAGAAGAACCTGGTGGACCTG GTGAACACCCACCACCTACACTCCTCCAGTGACGACGAGGACGACCGGCTGAAAGAGTTCCACTTCCCCGAGGAGGCCGTGCTGCAGCAG GCGTTCATGGATTTCCAGATGCAGCGCATGACCTCAGCCTTTATTGACCACTTCGGGTTCAACGATGAGGAGTTTGGGGAGCAGGAGGAGAGCGTGAA TGCGCCTTTTGACAAGACAGCCAGCATCACCTTCTCCCTCAACGCTGACGACGAGAAT CCCAACTCTAACCTGCTTGAGATCTGCTACAAGGACCGGATCCAGCAGTTTGatgatgatgaggaggaggaagatgaaGAGGGCCAGGGGTCTGGGGAGTCAGATGGAGAGGATGGTGCCTGGCAGAGCCACCAGCTGGCAAGGGGTATGCGCCTGGGCCAGCCCCAGGGTGTCCG GAGTGGAGGCAGCACAGACAGCGAGGAGGAagatgaagaggaagaggagggggaggatGAGGAGGAGGATG GCCCCAGCTGGACAGCCACATTTGACCCAGTGCCTACGGGGACTGCAGCAGACCCCCCCATCTCTGAGAAAGAGGGGCCAAGCCCTGGGTCTCCGGTCCCCCAGGAACCTCTTGGTCTCCCCCAGGGCTTCCCTGTTCAGAACCTGGCCACCCTTCCGGCCAGCGGTACCCTGCAGGTCAG GTCTAAGGACCCTGTGCCCCCCTCAGCACCTCAGGAAGCCACAAGCAGTGGCCACGTAGCAGAGACTGCGG
- the PPP6R1 gene encoding serine/threonine-protein phosphatase 6 regulatory subunit 1 isoform X4, with translation MAGAMFWKFDLHTSSHIDTLLEREGLSLPELLDEEDVLQECKVVNRKLLDFLLQPPHLQAMVTWVTQEPPASGEERLRYKYPSVACEILTSDVPQINDALGTDEALLNRLYSFLRSSGSLNPLLASFFSKVMGVLINRKTDQLVSFLRKKDDFVGLLLQHLGTSAIMDLLLRLLTCVERPQLRQDVVNWLNEEKIVQRLIELIHPSKDESQHSNAAQSLCDIIRLSREQMIQVQDSSEPDQLLATLEKQETIEQLLSNMFEGEQNPSVIVSGIQVLLTLLEPRRPRPDAVTMNNFFCSVDGQLELLAQGTLDSTTSTMGTLHALRPRLSNFHQLLLQPPQLEPLQTTWGHLAPPLGSTRLHVVKLLASALSASDSALTQELLTLDVPNTVLDLFFHYVFNNFLHAQVEMFVSAMLSAGPPPDSSPETPVPNPAIKHLLQRCRLVERILVSWEENDRVQSEGGQRKGYMGHLTRIANAVVQSTEKGPNAEQLGQLLKELPGEQLERWEAFVAGPLAETNKKNLVDLVNTHHLHSSSDDEDDRLKEFHFPEEAVLQQAFMDFQMQRMTSAFIDHFGFNDEEFGEQEESVNAPFDKTASITFSLNADDENPNSNLLEICYKDRIQQFDDDEEEEDEEGQGSGESDGEDGAWQSHQLARGMRLGQPQGVRSGGSTDSEEEDEEEEEGEDEEEDGERHVARGGAASPLYPSPSPQGPSWTATFDPVPTGTAADPPISEKEGPSPGSPVPQEPLGLPQGFPVQNLATLPASGTLQVRSKDPVPPSAPQEATSSGHVAETAGPCQALVSIGDFQATLNGMQSTPSSLNSAPGDPSTSVPASGASQLSQSTEGEKGPESLGLHQSQSAQVLEPPPPMPNGSAPGSQ, from the exons ATGGCG GGCGCCATGTTTTGGAAGTTTGACCTGCACACAAGCTCGCACATTGACACGCTGCTGGAGCGGGAAGGCCTGAGCCTGCCCGAGCTGCTGGACGAGGAGGACGTGCTGCAGGAGTGCAAGGTCGTCAACCGCAAGCTGCTGGACTTCCTGCTGCAGCCGCCCCACCTGCAGGCCATGGTGACCTGGGTCACCCAGGAGCCGCCTGCCAGTGGCGAGGAGCGGCTGCGCTACAA GTATCCCAGCGTGGCATGCGAGATTCTGACATCGGATGTGCCTCAGATCAACGACGCCCTGGGTACGGACGAGGCCCTCCTGAACCGGCTCTACAGCTTCCTGCGCAGCAGTGGCAGCCTCAACCCACTGCTCGCCAGCTTCTTCAGCAAGGTCATGGGCGTCCTCATCAACCGCAAGACCGACCAG CTGGTGTCCTTCCTGCGCAAGAAGGATGACTTCGTGGGCCTGCTGCTGCAGCACCTTGGCACCTCGGCCATCATGGATCTGCTGCTGCGGCTCCTCACCTGTGTGGAGCGGCCACAGCTGAGGCAGGATGTTGTCAAT TGGCTCAACGAGGAGAAGATTGTCCAGCGCCTCATCGAGCTGATCCACCCGTCCAAAGATGAGAGC caACACTCCAATGCGGCCCAGTCCCTGTGTGACATCATCCGCCTGAGCCGGGAGCAGATGATTCAAGTCCAGGACAGCTCCGAGCCTGACCAGCTGTTGGCCACGCTAGAGAA GCAGGAGACGATCGAACAGCTCCTGAGCAATATGTTTGAAGGGGAGCAGAACCCATCCGTCATTGTCAGTGGGATCCAGGTGCTGCTGACTCTTCTGGAGCCCAGAAGGCCCAG GCCCGATGCCGTGACCATGAACAACTTCTTCTGCAGCGTGGATGGGCAGCTGGAGCTCCTGGCCCAGGGCACCCTGGACAGCACCACATCCACCATGGGTACCCTGCACGCCCTACGGCCACGGCTCAGCAACTTTCACCAGCTCCTGCTGCAGCCACCCCAG CTGGAGCCACTGCAGACCACGTGGGGCCACCTAGCCCCGCCTCTGGGGAGCACACGACTACACGTGGTCAAGCTGCTGGCCAGTGCCCTTAGTGCCAGTGACTCGGCCCTGACACAGGAGCTGCTGACATTGGACGTGCCCAACACTGTGCTG GACCTCTTCTTCCACTATGTCTTCAACAACTTCCTGCATGCCCAAGTGGAGATGTTCGTAAGCGCCATGCTGAGCGCGGGGCCCCCTCCTGACAGCAGCCCTGAGACCCCAGTGCCCAACCCTGCCATCAAACAT CTGCTGCAGCGGTGCCGCCTGGTGGAGCGAATCTTGGTGTCCTGGGAGGAGAATGACCGTGTGCA GTCTGAGGGCGGCCAGCGGAAAGGCTACATGGGCCACCTGACGCGGATCGCCAACGCTGTGGTGCAGAGCACGGAGAAGGGGCCCAACGCCGAGCAGCTGGGGCAGCTGCTGAAGG AGCTGCCTGGCGAACAGCTGGAGCGCTGGGAGGCCTTCGTGGCGGGACCCCTGGCCGAGACCAACAAGAAGAACCTGGTGGACCTG GTGAACACCCACCACCTACACTCCTCCAGTGACGACGAGGACGACCGGCTGAAAGAGTTCCACTTCCCCGAGGAGGCCGTGCTGCAGCAG GCGTTCATGGATTTCCAGATGCAGCGCATGACCTCAGCCTTTATTGACCACTTCGGGTTCAACGATGAGGAGTTTGGGGAGCAGGAGGAGAGCGTGAA TGCGCCTTTTGACAAGACAGCCAGCATCACCTTCTCCCTCAACGCTGACGACGAGAAT CCCAACTCTAACCTGCTTGAGATCTGCTACAAGGACCGGATCCAGCAGTTTGatgatgatgaggaggaggaagatgaaGAGGGCCAGGGGTCTGGGGAGTCAGATGGAGAGGATGGTGCCTGGCAGAGCCACCAGCTGGCAAGGGGTATGCGCCTGGGCCAGCCCCAGGGTGTCCG GAGTGGAGGCAGCACAGACAGCGAGGAGGAagatgaagaggaagaggagggggaggatGAGGAGGAGGATGGTGAGCGCCATGTGGCCAGGGGAGGGGCTGCCTCCCCCTTgtaccccagccccagccctcagG GCCCCAGCTGGACAGCCACATTTGACCCAGTGCCTACGGGGACTGCAGCAGACCCCCCCATCTCTGAGAAAGAGGGGCCAAGCCCTGGGTCTCCGGTCCCCCAGGAACCTCTTGGTCTCCCCCAGGGCTTCCCTGTTCAGAACCTGGCCACCCTTCCGGCCAGCGGTACCCTGCAGGTCAG GTCTAAGGACCCTGTGCCCCCCTCAGCACCTCAGGAAGCCACAAGCAGTGGCCACGTAGCAGAGACTGCGG